A window of the Macrobrachium rosenbergii isolate ZJJX-2024 chromosome 43, ASM4041242v1, whole genome shotgun sequence genome harbors these coding sequences:
- the Nsun2 gene encoding LOW QUALITY PROTEIN: tRNA (cytosine(34)-C(5))-methyltransferase (The sequence of the model RefSeq protein was modified relative to this genomic sequence to represent the inferred CDS: inserted 1 base in 1 codon), with product MGKKGRKFNNKRGNGGSKVEKPKKERPKTDYVEVVRENVDFEKYYKAQKIVPENEWNDFISCMKENLPAAFRITGTKKMAQALLHVMQKTFFEPLSQLTPPELTAEEIAAGEEPIKPLKPMCLPWYPDNLAWQLNLTRRDIRRCEAYWQLHQFLISETETGNISRQEAVSMIPPIVLGVEPHHKVLDLCAAPGSKTAQIIEFLHSSEDEFLAAIPPGLVVANDADNRRCYMLTHQTKRLQSPSILITNHDAAFMPNFHHSRKDGSTGPLKFDRILCDVPCXGDGTMRKNFDVWGKWNPANGANLHGLQLRIARRGLEMLAVGGRMVYSTCSLNPLEDEAVIKRLLLEADGAVQLVNISEQLPGLKFMPGLEDWKIINREMEEIDTPENIPLKNTNLYNKHLFPPTAEEKEKLSLHKCIRILPHHQDTGGFFVALLEKVRPLPGEKVYIESDQPVDKSASVTSTQRIRQPPKKKRRQGFKEEPYYYFEADEVVWPGIDSFYGIRKDVDPGLFLTRTKEGKKRNLYFTNSLVKDIVQLNQDFIKIINTGVKVLVRSDNRGATCDFRLAQDGSEVLLPLITKRKITVTHSDLVTLLLNDDMEMPPETVTMDQKTQGQCSELCTGAVAFLYQADDSVTIKFVGWKGKKSLRAYVAKNDRIHYLRLLGADTSKYEKNKFELQRNQMASNPTEMDKEEEEEEPITSQESEEAEVKNTNGDVDTSSCIAAENEASSS from the exons ATGGGAAAGAAGGGTCGTAAATTCAACAACAAGCGGGGAAATGGAGGAAGTAAAGTGGAA AAACCAAAGAAAGAGAGGCCTAAGACGGATTATGTTGAGGTGGTTCGAGAAAACGTAGATTTTGAGAAATATTACAAG gCTCAGAAAATTGTTCCTGAGAATGAATGGAATGACTTCATATCCTGCATGAAGGAGAATTTGCCTGCTGCATTCAGAATCACTGGTACCAAGAAAATGGCCCAGGCATTGTTACATGTCatgcagaaaacattttttgAGCCATTATCGCAACTGACTCCTCCAGAACTTACAGCCGAGGAAATTGCTGCTGGAGAGGAACCCATTAAGCCTCTTAAGCCCATGTGCTTACCATG GTATCCAGACAATCTTGCATGGCAACTTAACCTGACAAGAAGAGATATACGCCGCTGTGAAGCATATTGGCAGTTGCACCAGTTTTTAATCTCAGAAACAGAAACTGGTAACATTTCACGTCAGGAAGCTGTCAGTATGATACCACCAATAGTGTTAGGTGTTGAGCCACACCATAAG gtCCTTGACCTTTGCGCTGCTCCAGGGAGTAAGACTGCACAGATCATAGAATTTCTGCATAGCTCTGAAGATGAATTTTTGGCTGCCATTCCTCCAGGATTAGTGGTCGCTAATGATGCGGACAACAGACGCTGTTACATGTTGACTCACCAGACAAAAAGGTTGCAGAGTCCCTCCATCCTGATCACTAACCATGATGCAGCATTTATGCCAAATTTTCATCATAGTCGAAAAG ATGGTAGCACTGGACCATTGAAATTTGATAGAATCCTCTGTGATGTCCCAT TCGGGGATGGTACCATGCGGAAAAACTTTGATGTTTGGGGCAAGTGGAATCCTGCTAATGGTGCAAATCTTCATGG ACTTCAGTTAAGAATAGCACGCCGTGGTCTGGAAATGCTTGCTGTTGGTGGTCGCATGGTGTACTCAACTTGCTCTCTTAATCCCCTTGAGGATGAAGCTGTGATAAAACGACTGTTACTTGAAGCTGATGGTGCAGTCCAGTTGGTAAACATTTCGGAGCAGTTGCCAGGCCTTaag tttatgcCTGGTTTGGAAGACTGGAAAATAATCAACAgggaaatggaagaaattgaCACCCCAGAAAACATCCCTCTGAAAAACACTAATTTatataacaaacatttattccCTCCTAcagcagaagagaaagagaagctcaGCTTACATAAGTG TATTCGGATCTTGCCTCACCACCAAGACACAGGAGGATTCTTTGTTGCCTTACTTGAAAAAGTGAGACCACTTCCTGGGGAAAAGGTGTATATAGAATCTGACCAACCAGTTGATAAAAGTGCATCTGTAACAAGCACTCAGCGGATCCGTCAG CCTCCAAAGAAGAAACGCCGGCAGGGTTTCAAGGAAGAGCCATACTATTATTTTGAAGCAGATGAAGTTGTCTGGCCTGGAATCGACTCCTTTTATGGAATTCGCAAAGATGTTGATCCTGGTCTGTTTTTAACACGGACCAAAGAGGGGAAGAAGCGGAACTTATATTTCACTAACAGTTTAGTGAAGGATATTGTGCAGCTGAATCAGGATTTCATTAAG ATCATTAATACCGGTGTAAAAGTTTTGGTCCGCAGTGACAACAGAGGTGCAACTTGTGACTTCAGATTGGCCCAGGAT GGATCAGAAGTACTGCTTCCTTTAATAaccaaaaggaaaataactgtGACTCATAGTGATTTAGTGACCTTGCTTTTAAATGATGATATGGAAATGCCACCTGAAACAGTGACTATGGACCAAAAGACACAAGGGCAGTGTTCTGAATTAT GTACAGGAGCAGTTGCCTTCTTGTACCAGGCTGATGACAGCGTTACGATCAAATTCGTTGGATGGAAGGGCAAAAAATCTTTACGAGCATATGTTGCCAAAAATGATCGCATTCATTACTTGAGGTTATTAGGTGCAGACActtctaaatatgaaaaaaacaaatttgagCTACAGAGGAATCAGATGGCCAGTAATCCCAcagaaatggataaagaagaagaagaagaagaaccgatTACTAGCCAAGAATCTGAAGAAGCAGAGGTAAAAAACACTAATGGGGATGTTGATACTTCCAGTTGTATAGCTGCAGAAAATGAAGCATCATCAAGTTAA